The following coding sequences lie in one Spinacia oleracea cultivar Varoflay chromosome 1, BTI_SOV_V1, whole genome shotgun sequence genomic window:
- the LOC110794068 gene encoding pre-mRNA-splicing factor ATP-dependent RNA helicase DEAH7, protein MRSDGSMMSRAQSKRHSQLSAYKQQWEDKQLMRSGAVRGTEVQTEFDNEEENKVVLLVHDIKPPFLDGRVVFTKQADPVMPLKDPTSDMAIISRKGSGLVREIHEKQSMNKSRQRFWELAGSKLGDVLGVEKTAEQVDADKAVVGEDGEVDFKEDAKFAQHLKKDEAVSEFAKTKTLSQQRQYLPIYSVRDDLLQVIRENQVVIVVGETGSGKTTQLTQYLHEDGYTSNGIVGCTQPRRVAAMSVAKRVSEEMETDLGDKVGYAIRFEDVTGPNTVIKYMTDGVLLRETLKDAELEKYRVVVMDEAHERSLNTDVLFGILRKVVAQRRDFKLIVTSATLNAEKFSQFFGSVPIFHIPGRTFPVNTLYSKTPCEDYVEGAVKQAMTIHITSPPGDILIFMTGQDEIEAACYALAERMEQLISSTQKAVAKLLILPIYSQLPADLQAKIFQKAEDGARKCIVATNIAETSLTVDGIFYVIDTGYGKMKVYNPRMGMDALQVFPVSRAAADQRAGRAGRTGPGTCYRLYTESAYLNEMLHSPVPEIQRTNLGNVVLLLKSLKIENLLDFDFMDPPPQENILNSMYQLWVLGALNNVGGLTDLGWKMVEFPLDPPLAKMLLMGAKLHCLDEVLTIVSMLSVPTVFFRPKDREEESDSAREKFFVPESDHLTLLNVYQQWKSNDYRGDWCNDHFLQVKALRKAREVRSQLMDILKQLKITLTSSADWDMVRQAICSAYFHNSAKQKGIGEYVNTRNGIPCHLHPSSALYGLGYTPEYVVYHELLLTTKEYMQCVTAVEPHWLAELGPMFFSVKESDTSLLEHKKKQKEEKTAMEEEMENLRKEQAETEIKRKEKERQKRAKENEKIAMPGTRRGSTYLRPKRLGL, encoded by the exons ATGAGAAGCGATGGAAGTATGATGTCACGTGCTCAGAGCAAGAGGCATTCACAGCTTAGTGCATACAAGCAACAATGGGAGGACAAACAACTGATGAGATCAGGTGCAGTTCGAGGTACTGAGGTTCAAACTGAATTTGACAATGAAGAGGAGAACAAGGTTGTGCTTTTAGTTCATG ATATAAAACCTCCATTCTTGGATGGTAGAGTCGTTTTTACTAAGCAGGCAGATCCTGTAATGCCTTTGAAAGATCCAACATCAGATATGGCTATTATATCCCGTAAAGGATCTGGTTTAGTGCGGGAAATTCATGAAAAACAAAGCATGAACAAGTCACGCCAAAGGTTTTGGGAACTTGCTGGTTCTAAACTTGGTGATGTCCTTGGTGTTGAGAAGACAGCAGAACAG GTTGATGCTGATAAAGCTGTGGTTGGTGAAGATGGGGAAGTTGATTTCAAAGAAGACGCAAAATTTGCTCAGCATTTGAAAAAGGATGAAGCAGTGAGTGAGTTTGCGAAGACAAAAACCCTGTCTCAGCAGAGACAATATCTTCCAATATACTCTGTTAGGGATGACCTATTACAG GTTATTCGTGAGAATCAGGTTGTTATCGTTGTTGGAGAGACGGGTTCAGGAAAGACAACTCAACTAACACAG TATTTGCATGAGGATGGTTACACTTCGAATGGCATTGTTGGATGTACTCAACCAAGGCGTGTTGCAGCAATGAGTGTTGCAAAAAGAGTCAGTGAAGAGATGGAAACGGATCTGGGAGATAAAGTTGGTTATGCTATCCGCTTTGAGGATGTTACAGGACCCAACACCGTGATTAAG TACATGACAGATGGTGTACTTTTACGTGAAACACTAAAAGATGCTGAACTTGAGAAATACCG TGTCGTTGTGATGGATGAGGCGCACGAGAGATCCCTGAACACGGATGTGTTGTTTGGCATATTAAGGAAGGTGGTTGCTCAACGGCGAGATTTTAAGCTAATTGTAACTTCAGCCACTCTGAACGCGGAGAAGTTCTCTCAATTTTTTGGAAG TGTCCCAATATTCCATATTCCTGGGAGAACATTTCCTGTGAATACCTTGTACAGTAAAACACCTTGTGAAGACTATGTTGAAGGTGCTGTAAAGCAAGCGATGACTATACACATAACCTCCCCACCCGGCGACATCCTGATTTTTATGACAGGACAGGATGAGATTGAGGCAGCATGCTATGCTCTTGCCGAGCGCATGGAACAGCTAATCTCCTCAACACAGAAGGCAGTTGCAAAGCTCCTTATTCTTCCCATTTACTCGCAGCTTCCCGCTGATTTACAGGCAAAAATATTCCAAAAAGCTGAAGACGGAGCAAGAAAGTGCATTGTAGCAACCAACATTGCTGAGACATCTCTGACTGTAGATGGTATTTTCTATGTTATCGACACGGGTTATGGTAAAATGAAGGTCTACAATCCAAGAATGGGTATGGATGCTCTTCAAGTCTTCCCTGTGAGCCGTGCTGCTGCTGACCAGCGTGCTGGACGTGCTGGTAGAACTGGGCCCGGCACTTGCTACCGTCTATATACAGAGAGTGCGTATCTGAATGAGATGCTTCATAGTCCTGTTCCTGAAATTCAGAGGACAAATCTTGGTAATGTTGTTTTGCTTCTGAAATCTCTCAAAATTGAGAACTTACTAGACTTTGATTTCATGGACCCACCTCCACAAGAAAACATCCTAAATTCCATGTACCAGTTGTGGGTACTGGGTGCCCTTAACAATGTCGGTGGCCTAACAGACCTCGGTTGGAAAATGGTGGAATTTCCGTTGGACCCGCCACTAGCAAAGATGTTACTGATGGGTGCAAAGCTGCATTGCCTCGATGAAGTGTTGACTATAGTGTCAATGCTTTCAGTTCCAACAGTATTCTTCCGTCCCAAAGACAGGGAAGAAGAGAGTGACTCTGCTAGGGAAAAGTTCTTTGTCCCTGAATCGGATCACTTAACCCTTCTCAATGTGTACCAGCAATGGAAAAGCAACGACTATCGAGGAGACTGGTGCAATGATCATTTTCTACAG GTTAAAGCTTTACGGAAGGCTAGGGAAGTAAGATCACAGCTTATGGATATACTGAAACAACTTAAGATAACACTTACTTCATCTGCTGATTGGGATATGGTTAGACAAGCTATATGTTCTGCATATTTCCACAATTCTGCTAAACAGAAGGGGATTGGTGAGTATGTTAACACAAGGAACGGCATCCCGTGCCATTTGCACCCTAGCAGTGCTCTTTATGGATTAGGGTACACACCAGAGTACGTGGTTTATCACGAATTGCTTTTGACTACAAAGGAGTACATGCAGTGTGTTACTGCTGTTGAGCCGCATTGGTTAGCAGAATTAGGGCCTATGTTTTTCTCGGTGAAAGAATCTGATACGTCGTTGTTGGAGCATAAGAAGAAACAGAAGGAAGAGAAGACAGCTATGGAAGAAGAGATGGAGAATCTAAGGAAAGAACAAGCAGAAACTGAGATTAAAAGAAAGGAGAAAGAAAGGCAGAAACGAGCTAAAGAGAATGAGAAGATCGCGATGCCTGGGACTCGCCGTGGTTCCACATACCTCAGGCCTAAAAGGTTGGGTTTGTAA